In Candidatus Zymogenaceae bacterium, the following proteins share a genomic window:
- the hisG gene encoding ATP phosphoribosyltransferase, whose amino-acid sequence MSPLPSRSDAELKLALPKGSLMADIAGLMESRGFIVPGYDEKSRVYRLRSEEPSGVFVKVFSEKDIPIQVAVGNYDVGIAGRDWIEELTAGFRFIDIVSVAEMGYRHETLFAAGAPGKTLEDIRADRRGEFIRIVSEYPNLAERFAREQRFPRYRVFPVWGAAHAYIPHSADIAVVRVPSENGDGEAEVEKLGLMPLARIMPSVATLIANRTSFEKKDLSLILGRFTEGR is encoded by the coding sequence ATGTCCCCTCTTCCCTCACGTAGCGACGCGGAGCTGAAGCTTGCGCTGCCCAAGGGAAGCCTCATGGCCGACATCGCAGGCCTCATGGAGTCCCGGGGCTTCATCGTGCCCGGATACGACGAGAAGTCGAGGGTCTATCGCCTCCGCTCGGAGGAACCTTCCGGCGTGTTCGTCAAGGTCTTTTCCGAAAAGGACATCCCCATCCAGGTTGCGGTGGGGAACTACGATGTGGGCATCGCCGGGCGGGACTGGATCGAGGAGCTGACGGCGGGCTTTCGCTTCATAGACATCGTCTCCGTGGCGGAGATGGGCTATCGGCACGAGACCCTCTTCGCCGCCGGGGCGCCGGGGAAGACGCTGGAAGACATCCGGGCGGACCGCCGGGGCGAATTCATCCGTATCGTCAGCGAATATCCGAACCTGGCCGAGCGCTTCGCCCGGGAGCAACGCTTTCCCCGCTACCGGGTCTTCCCGGTCTGGGGCGCGGCCCACGCCTACATCCCCCACAGCGCGGACATCGCCGTGGTGCGGGTGCCCTCGGAAAACGGCGACGGCGAGGCGGAGGTCGAAAAGCTGGGGCTTATGCCCCTCGCCAGGATCATGCCGTCCGTGGCCACGCTCATCGCCAACCGGACATCGTTCGAGAAAAAGGATCTCAGCCTGATACTGGGCCGCTTCACGGAGGGGAGATGA
- the hisG gene encoding ATP phosphoribosyltransferase: MIRLALPDGHQQKHIIGLLEKTGIELSGYDPGRPLRRPRVNLDGVEVTVIRPQDMPAQVALGNFDLALTGVDWLYDHLFRFPKSPVAGLLDLGIGRVRIVAVVTEDTPADDLSGINRLVGEGYFPAPFFRVASEYVNIADRFAMARRFSHYRVIPTYGATEALLPEDADMIVENTETGTTLVKNKLKIVDELFISVGCLIGRRGIMDEGRPGATRVYDEIRGIDGVSPHSPVEM; the protein is encoded by the coding sequence ATGATACGACTGGCCCTGCCCGACGGGCATCAGCAGAAACACATCATCGGGCTTCTTGAGAAGACCGGCATCGAGCTTTCCGGCTACGATCCGGGAAGGCCGCTCCGCCGCCCGAGAGTGAACCTGGACGGCGTGGAGGTGACGGTCATCCGTCCCCAGGACATGCCCGCCCAGGTGGCCCTGGGGAACTTCGACCTGGCCCTCACCGGGGTTGACTGGCTGTACGACCACCTCTTTCGCTTCCCGAAGAGTCCCGTGGCGGGGCTTTTGGACCTCGGCATCGGCCGGGTGCGGATCGTTGCGGTTGTCACGGAAGACACCCCGGCGGACGACCTTTCCGGGATTAACCGCCTCGTGGGCGAGGGATATTTCCCCGCGCCGTTTTTCCGGGTGGCGTCGGAATATGTCAACATCGCCGACCGCTTTGCCATGGCCCGGCGGTTTTCCCATTACCGCGTCATCCCCACCTACGGCGCCACCGAGGCGCTGCTGCCGGAGGACGCGGACATGATCGTCGAAAATACCGAAACCGGCACGACGCTCGTGAAGAACAAGCTCAAGATCGTCGATGAGCTGTTCATCTCCGTGGGGTGCCTCATCGGGCGGCGGGGGATTATGGACGAGGGACGCCCCGGGGCCACACGGGTGTACGATGAAATTCGGGGGATAGACGGGGTCTCCCCCCACAGCCCCGTGGAGATGTAG
- a CDS encoding AzlC family ABC transporter permease, whose product MNDTPPTHTRTREFLAGVRDTIPLLLGAFPFGLIYGALTVTSGLSVAAAMGMSLFVFAGSAQFIATGLVAAGAPVSVIILTTFIVNLRHLLYSATLLPHLRDLPQRWRIPLAFWLTDEAFAVSVHRYAKTDDSPFKHWYQLGSSLIMYLDWQLWCYLGVVLGDRIPDASNWGLDVAMPITFIGMVIPFVKGIPMVVCVLAAGAASLMTLGMPYKLGIIVSAFVGIIAGMVTEKTRRAKRRASI is encoded by the coding sequence ATGAACGACACCCCCCCCACACACACCAGGACGCGGGAATTTCTCGCCGGCGTCCGGGACACGATCCCGCTGCTCTTGGGGGCGTTTCCTTTCGGCCTCATCTACGGCGCCCTGACCGTCACCTCGGGGCTCTCGGTGGCGGCGGCCATGGGAATGTCGCTCTTCGTCTTCGCCGGCTCCGCCCAGTTCATCGCCACAGGCCTGGTGGCGGCGGGTGCCCCCGTCTCCGTTATCATCCTGACCACCTTCATCGTCAACCTCCGCCATCTCCTCTACAGCGCCACGTTGCTGCCGCATCTGCGGGACCTCCCCCAGCGGTGGCGGATACCGCTGGCCTTCTGGCTGACGGACGAGGCCTTCGCCGTCTCCGTCCACCGGTACGCGAAGACCGACGACTCCCCCTTCAAGCACTGGTACCAGCTCGGCTCGTCCCTCATCATGTACCTGGACTGGCAGCTCTGGTGCTACCTGGGGGTAGTCCTGGGGGATCGGATTCCCGACGCGTCGAACTGGGGGCTGGACGTGGCGATGCCGATCACCTTCATCGGGATGGTGATCCCGTTCGTCAAGGGCATCCCGATGGTGGTGTGCGTGCTGGCGGCGGGGGCGGCGTCGTTGATGACGCTGGGGATGCCGTATAAGCTCGGGATCATCGTCTCGGCGTTTGTGGGCATCATCGCGGGGATGGTGACGGAAAAGACCCGGCGGGCGAAGAGGAGGGCTAGCATATGA
- a CDS encoding AzlD domain-containing protein yields the protein MRAWEAVMILGMMAVTFGIRYVLLGLADRFRMPPLLEDALPYIPPAVLIAITVPAVLLPRGEWEVTLQNPYLAAALIATGTGVVTKNLLATIAVGLAAFFFLAHFDLVMGFVWGVFKQF from the coding sequence ATGAGGGCGTGGGAAGCGGTGATGATCCTCGGTATGATGGCGGTGACCTTCGGGATACGTTATGTGCTCCTGGGCCTGGCGGACAGGTTCCGGATGCCCCCGCTTCTGGAGGACGCGCTCCCCTACATCCCCCCGGCGGTGCTGATCGCCATCACCGTGCCGGCGGTGCTTTTGCCCAGGGGCGAGTGGGAGGTGACGCTCCAGAACCCGTACCTGGCGGCGGCGCTGATCGCCACCGGCACCGGCGTCGTTACGAAGAACCTGCTGGCGACCATCGCCGTGGGCCTGGCGGCGTTTTTCTTCCTGGCGCACTTCGACCTGGTGATGGGGTTTGTGTGGGGGGTGTTTAAGCAATTTTGA